One window from the genome of Pseudomonas sp. L5B5 encodes:
- a CDS encoding biotin-dependent carboxyltransferase family protein — MSRLSIEASTALCQLQDAGRFGVRHLGVTQGGALDWVSMSWANWLLGNALDAPVVEITLGGLTLLAEDYCLLALAGADLGAYVDDRPLTPGRSFILQKGQRLRFTQPFLGARAYLAAPGGFDAPRVLGSCASVLREALGGPDGHGRALSEGGMLGYSGSGGALKSLAPAQMTDWQSAAPLEVILGAQIGQFSGLSLFDAFNSSWSLDSRADRMGARLLGPVLEYQGRPMISEGIALGAVQVPPDGQPIILLNDRQTIGGYPRLGALTPLSLARLAQCLPGSEVRLTPVVQETAHRQQLAFLRRFM, encoded by the coding sequence ATGAGCCGCCTGTCGATCGAGGCCAGCACCGCGTTGTGCCAGTTGCAGGATGCCGGGCGTTTTGGTGTGCGTCATCTGGGCGTGACCCAGGGAGGGGCGCTGGACTGGGTGTCGATGTCCTGGGCCAACTGGCTGCTGGGCAATGCCCTGGATGCCCCAGTGGTGGAGATCACCCTCGGCGGCTTGACGTTGCTGGCCGAGGACTACTGCCTGTTGGCGCTGGCCGGAGCCGATCTTGGGGCCTATGTGGATGATCGACCTTTGACTCCGGGGCGCAGTTTTATCCTGCAAAAGGGCCAGCGGCTGCGATTTACCCAACCATTTTTGGGTGCCCGGGCCTATTTGGCGGCGCCTGGCGGTTTCGACGCGCCCAGGGTGCTGGGCAGTTGCGCCAGTGTGTTGCGCGAGGCTCTGGGTGGCCCTGATGGTCATGGCCGGGCGCTGAGCGAAGGCGGGATGCTGGGCTATTCGGGAAGCGGTGGCGCACTCAAGAGCCTGGCGCCGGCCCAAATGACGGATTGGCAATCCGCTGCACCGCTGGAAGTGATCCTCGGCGCGCAGATCGGTCAGTTCAGCGGCTTGAGCCTGTTCGATGCCTTCAACAGCAGCTGGAGCCTGGACAGCCGGGCCGACCGCATGGGCGCCAGGTTGTTGGGGCCGGTGCTGGAGTACCAGGGGCGGCCGATGATTTCCGAGGGCATTGCCCTGGGCGCGGTCCAGGTTCCGCCGGATGGCCAGCCGATCATCTTGCTCAATGACCGGCAGACCATCGGTGGTTATCCACGGCTGGGGGCATTGACACCTTTGTCCCTGGCGCGGCTGGCGCAGTGCCTGCCGGGCAGTGAAGTGCGATTGACGCCGGTGGTGCAGGAAACCGCGCACCGGCAGCAGTTGGCGTTCTTGCGTCGCTTTATGTAG
- a CDS encoding 5-oxoprolinase subunit B family protein, which yields MRHQVEVAAIDCLMVRLFDAIAEDNMPWMLAAAERLRQVFGSGLIDLVPSYTTLMVHYDLCSLGPGQARELIGEALAGLVPLAAEAGREHVLPVWYDPSVGPELELLARRSGLPVAEVIRRHSQHEYRVFALGFAPGFAFMGLVVPELAAPRLDTPRKRVAAGSVGIAERQTAAYPAVSPGGWNLIGRTPSRLFDREREGYSLLQPGDRVRFAAVGRAEFVRLGGDDSPLEVPA from the coding sequence ATGAGGCACCAGGTGGAAGTGGCGGCCATCGATTGCCTGATGGTGCGCCTGTTCGATGCGATCGCCGAAGACAACATGCCCTGGATGCTGGCTGCCGCCGAGCGCCTGCGCCAGGTTTTTGGCTCGGGGTTGATCGACCTGGTGCCGTCCTACACCACGCTGATGGTGCACTACGACCTGTGCAGCCTGGGGCCGGGGCAGGCCCGTGAGCTGATTGGCGAGGCCCTGGCTGGCCTGGTCCCGCTGGCTGCCGAGGCCGGGCGCGAACATGTATTGCCGGTGTGGTACGACCCAAGCGTCGGGCCGGAGCTGGAGCTGCTGGCCCGGCGTAGCGGGTTGCCGGTGGCCGAGGTGATCCGCCGGCACAGCCAGCATGAATATCGGGTGTTCGCCCTGGGCTTCGCGCCTGGTTTTGCCTTCATGGGGTTGGTGGTGCCGGAGCTGGCGGCGCCCCGGCTCGATACCCCGCGCAAGCGGGTGGCGGCGGGCAGCGTGGGTATTGCCGAGCGCCAGACGGCGGCTTATCCGGCGGTATCCCCGGGCGGCTGGAACCTGATCGGGAGAACCCCGAGCCGCTTGTTCGATCGTGAGCGCGAGGGCTACAGCCTGCTGCAGCCGGGGGACCGGGTGCGTTTCGCGGCGGTTGGGCGGGCCGAGTTCGTGCGCCTGGGCGGTGATGACAGTCCGCTGGAGGTGCCGGCATGA
- a CDS encoding 5-oxoprolinase subunit PxpA — MSRLLLNCDIGESFGNWTMGLDAEVMPFIDCANIACGFHAGDPGIMRKTVALALANGVRIGAHPAYQDLAGFGRRSMSYSPEEIQDLLHYQVGALDGICQAQGTQVAYVKPHGAMYNDMMAKPAQLRAVIQAVAAYDRQLPLMLMATRDNSAAQALGDEYGVTLWFEAFADRAYDHAGHLVSRQVAGSVHHDPETIVRQALAIARGEPLLASDGSALVLQANTLCVHGDNASSVAAVQRIREALNQQFDS; from the coding sequence ATGAGCCGCCTGTTACTGAATTGCGACATCGGCGAAAGCTTTGGCAACTGGACCATGGGCCTGGATGCCGAGGTCATGCCGTTTATCGACTGCGCCAACATCGCCTGCGGTTTCCATGCCGGCGACCCGGGCATCATGCGCAAGACCGTGGCCCTGGCCCTGGCCAATGGCGTGCGTATCGGGGCTCACCCGGCGTACCAGGACCTGGCGGGTTTCGGCCGCCGTTCCATGAGCTATTCCCCCGAGGAAATCCAGGACCTGCTGCACTATCAGGTCGGCGCTCTCGATGGGATCTGCCAGGCCCAGGGGACGCAGGTGGCCTACGTCAAACCCCACGGCGCCATGTACAACGACATGATGGCCAAGCCGGCCCAGTTGCGGGCGGTGATCCAGGCGGTGGCGGCCTATGACCGGCAATTGCCGCTGATGCTCATGGCCACCCGCGACAACAGCGCGGCCCAGGCCCTGGGCGATGAATACGGCGTGACCCTGTGGTTCGAGGCGTTCGCCGACCGGGCCTATGACCATGCCGGGCACCTGGTTTCGCGCCAGGTAGCGGGTTCGGTGCATCACGACCCCGAGACCATTGTCCGCCAGGCCCTGGCCATCGCTCGCGGCGAGCCTTTGCTGGCCAGCGATGGCAGCGCCTTGGTCCTGCAGGCCAATACCCTGTGCGTGCACGGTGACAACGCCAGTTCGGTGGCGGCGGTGCAGCGGATCCGCGAAGCCCTGAACCAGCAGTTCGACTCATGA
- a CDS encoding MFS transporter: MNVPEKQADKAPHRVGPFDWYRDINQQERRAFWSCKIGYGLDGMDTQMLSFVIPTLIALWGITSAEAGLIHTSTLLASALGGWIAGILSDRIGRVRTLQLTVLWFAFFTFVCGLAQDYQQLLVARTLMGFGFGGEWTAGAVLIAEVIRAKNRGKAVGMVQSGWALGWGLTALLYALLFSLLPPEDAWRGLFILGILPAIFVIFVRRLVKDPEVYRETRANEAPSNPARFYEIFAPGILSTTLRASLLAAGAQGGYYAITFWLPTFLKTERGLSVLSTGGYLAMVIFGSYVGYVISAYLTDILGRKKNFVLFAAGSFAIVLLYTRMPVSNEVMLWLGFPLGFFASGIFSGMGAFLTELFPTRIRGSGQGFCYNSGRAVAALFPLLIGLLSQHVSLGVAIGTFAAVSYGVVVLAALSLPETRGKELEAR; this comes from the coding sequence ATGAATGTGCCCGAAAAACAGGCCGACAAGGCCCCGCATCGCGTCGGCCCGTTTGACTGGTATCGCGACATCAACCAGCAGGAGCGCCGGGCGTTCTGGAGCTGCAAGATCGGCTACGGCCTGGATGGCATGGACACCCAGATGCTCAGCTTCGTGATCCCGACCCTGATCGCTCTGTGGGGCATCACCTCGGCCGAAGCCGGCCTGATCCACACCAGCACCCTGTTGGCATCGGCCCTGGGCGGCTGGATCGCCGGGATTCTCTCCGACCGCATTGGCCGGGTTCGCACCCTGCAGCTCACGGTCTTGTGGTTCGCCTTCTTCACTTTCGTCTGTGGCCTGGCCCAGGACTACCAGCAGTTGCTGGTCGCCCGGACCCTGATGGGCTTCGGTTTCGGTGGTGAATGGACCGCAGGCGCGGTGTTGATCGCAGAAGTGATCCGGGCCAAGAATCGCGGCAAGGCCGTGGGCATGGTGCAGTCCGGCTGGGCCCTGGGCTGGGGCCTGACGGCACTGCTCTATGCATTGCTGTTCAGCCTGCTGCCGCCGGAGGATGCCTGGCGTGGCCTGTTCATCCTCGGCATCCTGCCGGCGATCTTCGTGATCTTCGTCCGGCGCCTGGTCAAGGACCCCGAGGTCTACCGGGAAACCCGAGCCAACGAGGCCCCGAGCAATCCTGCGCGCTTCTACGAAATCTTCGCTCCGGGAATCTTGAGCACCACGTTGCGCGCTTCGCTCCTGGCGGCAGGCGCCCAGGGTGGCTACTACGCGATCACCTTCTGGCTGCCGACCTTTCTCAAGACCGAACGCGGCCTGAGCGTGCTCAGTACCGGTGGCTACCTGGCGATGGTGATCTTCGGTTCCTATGTGGGGTATGTGATCAGCGCCTACCTGACCGACATTCTGGGGCGCAAGAAGAACTTCGTGCTGTTTGCGGCAGGCTCTTTCGCCATCGTCCTGCTCTACACCCGGATGCCGGTGAGCAATGAAGTCATGCTCTGGCTGGGGTTTCCCCTGGGGTTTTTCGCCTCGGGCATCTTCAGCGGCATGGGCGCCTTTCTCACCGAGCTGTTTCCCACCCGTATCCGCGGTTCCGGACAGGGCTTCTGCTACAACAGCGGGCGGGCCGTGGCGGCGCTGTTCCCGCTGCTGATCGGCCTGCTCAGCCAGCATGTTTCCCTGGGCGTGGCCATCGGCACTTTCGCCGCGGTGTCCTATGGCGTGGTGGTGCTGGCGGCGCTGAGCCTGCCAGAGACCCGTGGCAAGGAACTCGAGGCGCGCTAA
- a CDS encoding LysR family transcriptional regulator: MNLKFLETFVWVARLKNFSLTAEKLFTTQAAVSSRIAVLEEELGVKLFLRDSRGVSLTPEGLKVLEHAEQMLDTLQALKQSIEAPSCKVGRVRIGVMDTVIHTWLSPLVAQMMDHYPQVEIELMADTSLNLCEQLQKGFLDLALQTDLLRQESIRSLELASYPVCWIAASNSIYNRHYSSLVELAGERIVTYSKNSLPHQQILSLMQANGVLAPRLSCVNSVSAITRLLRDGFGIGALPPVLVREELARGELTLLAIEQRPPNLQVVVSWRMGAELVEDIVQLCQRVVQHYAQQVGQEHLLLAPDL, encoded by the coding sequence ATGAATCTCAAGTTCCTCGAAACTTTCGTCTGGGTCGCCCGCCTGAAGAACTTCAGCCTGACCGCAGAAAAGCTCTTCACCACCCAGGCAGCGGTTTCCAGCCGTATCGCCGTGCTGGAAGAGGAGCTGGGGGTCAAGCTGTTCCTGCGCGATTCCCGGGGCGTGAGCCTGACCCCGGAAGGCCTCAAGGTGCTGGAGCATGCCGAACAGATGCTCGATACCCTGCAAGCGCTGAAGCAATCGATCGAGGCGCCTTCGTGCAAGGTCGGGCGGGTGCGCATCGGGGTGATGGATACGGTGATCCACACCTGGCTCAGCCCCCTGGTGGCGCAGATGATGGATCACTATCCCCAGGTGGAAATCGAACTGATGGCCGACACCTCGCTGAACCTGTGCGAGCAATTGCAAAAAGGCTTCCTGGACCTGGCCCTGCAGACCGACCTGCTACGCCAGGAGAGCATTCGCAGCCTGGAACTGGCCAGTTATCCGGTCTGCTGGATCGCCGCCAGCAACTCGATCTACAACCGCCACTACAGCTCGCTGGTGGAACTGGCCGGGGAACGGATCGTCACCTACTCGAAGAACTCCCTGCCCCACCAGCAGATACTCAGCCTGATGCAAGCCAACGGCGTGCTCGCGCCGCGACTGAGCTGCGTCAACTCGGTGTCGGCCATCACCCGCCTGCTGCGCGATGGCTTCGGCATCGGTGCCCTGCCGCCGGTGCTGGTGCGCGAGGAACTGGCCCGCGGCGAGCTGACCCTGCTGGCCATCGAGCAGCGCCCGCCGAACCTGCAGGTGGTGGTGTCATGGCGGATGGGCGCGGAACTGGTAGAAGACATCGTGCAGCTGTGCCAACGCGTGGTACAGCATTACGCCCAGCAGGTCGGCCAGGAGCATCTGCTCCTGGCGCCAGACCTGTAG
- a CDS encoding DUF2937 family protein, which translates to MLLSYLRLVLFAAGLLLGVQVPGFISDYAKRVEAHMIESQNSLQGFQATAQQFFKGDLNALVAHYRASDDPVFRSDAQSLSTLLTRQLALDKQYQAMQGPWYIRMLQVVLAADPQIRQETWDGYSYQILLTPEAMSWAMGGALLLSFGLECLYRLIDWVVLGGRRQRQSRPIEERDLKGL; encoded by the coding sequence ATGTTGCTCAGTTATCTGCGTCTGGTGCTGTTTGCCGCCGGCCTGTTGCTCGGTGTGCAGGTGCCCGGGTTCATCAGCGATTACGCCAAGCGTGTCGAAGCCCACATGATCGAGTCGCAGAACAGCCTGCAAGGCTTCCAGGCGACGGCGCAGCAGTTCTTCAAGGGCGACCTGAACGCCCTGGTGGCCCACTACCGTGCCAGTGACGACCCGGTGTTTCGCAGTGATGCCCAGAGCCTGAGCACCCTGCTGACCCGCCAACTGGCCCTGGACAAGCAATACCAGGCGATGCAGGGCCCCTGGTACATCCGCATGTTGCAAGTGGTGCTGGCGGCTGATCCGCAGATCCGCCAGGAAACCTGGGACGGCTACAGCTACCAGATCCTGCTGACTCCCGAGGCAATGTCCTGGGCCATGGGCGGCGCCCTGTTGCTGTCCTTCGGCCTGGAGTGCCTGTATCGGCTGATCGACTGGGTGGTGCTGGGCGGCCGTCGCCAGCGCCAGAGCCGGCCGATCGAGGAACGTGACCTCAAGGGCCTCTGA
- a CDS encoding class II glutamine amidotransferase, giving the protein MCELLGMSANVPTDIVFSFTGLMQRGGRTGPHRDGWGIAFYEGRGLRLFQDPAASSESEVANLVQRYPIKSEVVIGHIRQANVGKVCLANTHPFVRELWGRNWCFAHNGQLADFQPEAGFYRPVGDTDSEAAFCDLLNRVREAFPEPVEIEQLLPTLIQACSEYRSKGVFNGLLSDGDWLFCYCSTKLAQITRRAPFGPARLKDVDVIVDFQAETTPNDVVTVIATEPLTENETWTRYQPGQWSLWRRGECVSQGQTE; this is encoded by the coding sequence ATGTGTGAATTGTTGGGCATGAGCGCCAATGTACCGACCGACATCGTCTTCAGCTTTACCGGGCTGATGCAGCGGGGCGGTCGTACCGGCCCCCACCGTGACGGCTGGGGCATCGCTTTCTACGAGGGCCGTGGCCTGCGCCTGTTCCAGGACCCGGCCGCCAGCAGCGAGTCGGAAGTGGCCAATCTGGTGCAGCGCTACCCGATCAAGAGCGAAGTGGTGATCGGCCACATCCGCCAGGCCAACGTCGGCAAGGTCTGCCTGGCCAACACCCATCCCTTTGTCCGTGAACTGTGGGGGCGCAACTGGTGCTTTGCCCACAATGGCCAACTGGCGGACTTCCAGCCCGAGGCCGGTTTCTACCGCCCGGTGGGGGATACCGACAGCGAGGCGGCGTTCTGCGACTTGCTCAACCGGGTGCGTGAGGCCTTCCCCGAGCCGGTGGAGATCGAGCAACTGCTGCCGACCCTGATCCAGGCCTGCAGCGAATACCGCAGCAAGGGCGTGTTCAACGGCCTGCTCAGCGACGGCGACTGGCTGTTCTGCTATTGCTCGACCAAGCTGGCACAGATCACCCGGCGCGCGCCGTTCGGCCCGGCCCGGCTGAAGGACGTCGATGTGATCGTCGACTTCCAGGCCGAAACCACGCCCAACGACGTGGTCACGGTGATCGCCACCGAACCCTTGACCGAAAACGAAACCTGGACCCGCTACCAACCGGGCCAGTGGAGCCTGTGGCGGCGCGGTGAATGCGTCAGCCAGGGCCAGACCGAATAA
- a CDS encoding MFS transporter, producing the protein MTENDYLIAWGCYAFAALGCLLVWMRLTRWMWRWLRELLRVLMAVLLFSPTIIDPVKDKLAPAVAITALDVAFKVGNNAWRAVSDLFMYGMIAFGVYLLFVLVRWPIERSARERRQRNEAAKAAAKAAEVEDDQPFGGADNDRYGRPAVGGARVEPRL; encoded by the coding sequence ATGACCGAGAACGACTATCTGATCGCCTGGGGTTGCTACGCCTTCGCCGCCTTGGGCTGCCTGCTGGTGTGGATGCGCCTGACCCGCTGGATGTGGCGCTGGTTGCGCGAGCTGCTGCGCGTGCTGATGGCGGTGCTGCTGTTCAGCCCGACCATCATCGACCCGGTCAAGGACAAGCTCGCTCCGGCCGTGGCCATCACCGCCCTGGACGTGGCTTTCAAGGTGGGCAACAACGCCTGGCGCGCGGTATCCGACCTGTTCATGTACGGCATGATCGCCTTCGGCGTGTACCTGCTGTTCGTGCTGGTCCGCTGGCCCATCGAGCGCTCCGCCCGGGAGCGTCGGCAGCGTAACGAGGCGGCGAAAGCCGCGGCCAAGGCTGCCGAAGTCGAAGATGACCAACCCTTTGGCGGTGCCGACAACGATCGCTATGGCCGCCCGGCCGTGGGCGGTGCGCGGGTCGAGCCGCGTCTGTAA
- a CDS encoding S9 family peptidase gives MPVPANDTSAPIARKGDGADPYAWLQERDTDAVLDYLRAENHYQERQLAHQAPLREALFQEIRGRILETDLSLPSPWGPYLYYTRTTAGDEYPRHYRCPRPANDSLTVDEEHEQLLLDPNALANGGFFALGAFSISPDHQRLAYSLDTTGEEIYTLFVKELASDKLSELPFEQCDGSMTWANDSLTLFFGELDDTHRPHKLWRYRLDGSTAEEVFHEPDGRFFLHCYRTSSERQLLLSLGSKTTSETWALDAGQPHLPFTCLAPRVEGHEYDVDHGLLDGQWTWFVRSNREGINFALYQAPDTGSVPTQDAWQLLVPHNPEVMLDGVTLNAGAMTLSLREGGLPVIEVHPQGLPSYRVQLPDAAYSLHVQNSLEFSSERIRLRYEALNRPAQVRQLQLVDGEQHVLKQTPVLGEFDADAYVSQRLWATAADGTRVPISLVVKRECLGRPTPLYLYGYGAYGESLDPWFSHARLSLLDRGVAFAIAHVRGGGELGEAWYRAGKQEHKQNTFDDFIACAEHLVAQGLTTSRQLAISGGSAGGLLIGAVLNQRPELFQVAIAEVPFVDVLNTMLDPDLPLTVTEYDEWGNPEEPEVHARIKAYAPYENVQAQAYPATLVIAGYNDSRVQYWEAAKWVARLRATKTDDNLLLLKTELGAGHGGMSGRYQGLRDVALEYAFILNILDLG, from the coding sequence ATGCCCGTACCCGCCAATGACACCAGCGCCCCGATCGCCCGCAAGGGCGATGGCGCCGATCCCTACGCCTGGCTGCAGGAGCGCGACACCGACGCGGTGCTCGACTACCTGAGGGCTGAAAACCACTATCAGGAACGCCAGCTGGCCCACCAGGCGCCCCTGCGCGAGGCCCTGTTCCAGGAAATCAGGGGGCGAATCCTCGAGACCGACCTGTCCCTGCCCTCCCCCTGGGGGCCATACCTGTATTACACCCGCACCACCGCCGGCGACGAATACCCTCGTCACTACCGCTGCCCACGTCCGGCCAACGACAGCCTGACGGTCGACGAAGAGCACGAACAACTGCTGCTCGACCCCAATGCGCTGGCCAACGGCGGGTTCTTCGCCCTGGGCGCGTTCAGCATCAGCCCTGACCACCAGCGCCTGGCCTACAGCCTCGACACCACTGGCGAGGAGATCTACACCCTGTTCGTCAAGGAACTGGCCAGCGACAAGCTCAGCGAACTGCCGTTCGAGCAGTGCGATGGGAGCATGACCTGGGCCAACGACAGCCTGACCCTGTTTTTCGGTGAACTGGACGATACCCACCGTCCGCACAAGCTCTGGCGTTATCGCCTGGATGGCAGCACGGCCGAAGAAGTGTTCCACGAACCGGACGGGCGCTTCTTCCTGCATTGCTACCGCACCAGCTCCGAGCGCCAGTTGCTGTTGTCCCTGGGCAGCAAGACCACCAGCGAGACCTGGGCCCTGGATGCCGGGCAGCCGCACTTGCCATTCACCTGCCTGGCGCCCCGGGTCGAGGGGCATGAGTATGACGTCGACCACGGCCTGCTCGATGGGCAATGGACCTGGTTCGTGCGCAGCAACCGTGAAGGCATCAACTTTGCCCTGTACCAGGCACCGGATACCGGCAGCGTGCCGACCCAGGACGCCTGGCAGTTGCTGGTGCCCCACAATCCCGAAGTGATGCTCGACGGCGTGACCCTCAATGCCGGGGCCATGACCCTGAGCCTGCGCGAAGGCGGACTGCCGGTCATCGAGGTGCATCCACAAGGATTGCCCAGCTACCGCGTGCAGTTGCCGGATGCCGCCTACAGCCTGCATGTGCAGAACAGCCTGGAGTTCTCCAGCGAGCGTATCCGCCTGCGCTACGAAGCCTTGAACCGCCCGGCCCAGGTCCGCCAGCTGCAACTGGTCGATGGCGAGCAGCACGTGCTCAAGCAGACCCCGGTACTGGGCGAGTTCGATGCCGATGCCTACGTCAGCCAGCGTTTGTGGGCCACCGCGGCCGATGGCACGCGGGTGCCCATCAGCCTGGTGGTCAAGCGCGAATGCCTGGGCCGTCCCACGCCCCTCTACCTGTACGGCTACGGGGCTTATGGCGAGAGCCTCGACCCCTGGTTCTCCCACGCTCGCCTGAGCCTGCTCGACCGCGGCGTGGCCTTCGCCATCGCCCACGTGCGGGGTGGCGGCGAACTGGGCGAGGCCTGGTACCGCGCCGGCAAGCAGGAACACAAGCAGAACACCTTCGACGACTTCATCGCCTGCGCCGAACACCTGGTCGCCCAGGGCCTGACCACCTCCCGCCAGCTGGCCATCAGTGGCGGCAGCGCCGGGGGCCTGCTGATCGGCGCCGTGCTCAACCAGCGCCCCGAGCTGTTCCAGGTCGCCATTGCCGAAGTCCCGTTCGTCGATGTGCTCAACACCATGCTCGATCCGGACCTGCCGCTGACCGTCACCGAGTACGACGAATGGGGCAACCCCGAGGAACCCGAGGTCCACGCGCGCATCAAGGCCTACGCCCCTTACGAGAACGTGCAGGCACAGGCCTACCCGGCCACGCTGGTGATCGCCGGCTACAACGACAGCCGCGTACAGTACTGGGAAGCGGCCAAGTGGGTGGCCAGGCTGCGCGCCACCAAGACCGACGACAACCTGCTGCTGCTCAAGACCGAACTGGGTGCCGGCCACGGCGGAATGAGCGGTCGCTACCAGGGATTACGTGACGTAGCCCTCGAATATGCCTTTATCCTGAACATTCTGGACCTGGGCTGA
- a CDS encoding cyclic nucleotide-binding domain-containing protein produces MSEPTLLNNEIRDWLMDCGLFDQLLPADFNAAAGYFSINSIAKGDVIFHEGDAGSFMCIIHSGQVAVQKRGHDGQLVSVATLRSGRAFGEMAVLDGERRSATCVAASDCQLLNLGKDSLEKMLGDAPKIAAKIIRALAVSLSRRLRMADGQLLAQQF; encoded by the coding sequence ATGTCCGAACCCACTCTCCTGAACAATGAAATCCGCGACTGGCTGATGGACTGCGGCCTGTTCGACCAGTTGCTGCCCGCCGACTTCAATGCTGCCGCCGGGTACTTCAGCATCAACAGCATCGCCAAGGGCGATGTGATCTTTCATGAAGGCGATGCCGGCAGCTTCATGTGCATCATCCACAGTGGCCAGGTGGCCGTGCAGAAACGCGGCCATGACGGCCAGCTCGTCAGTGTCGCTACCCTGCGCAGCGGGCGGGCCTTCGGTGAAATGGCGGTGCTCGATGGCGAGCGACGCTCGGCCACCTGCGTGGCCGCCAGCGATTGCCAGTTGCTCAACCTGGGCAAGGACTCCCTGGAGAAAATGCTCGGCGACGCGCCGAAAATCGCCGCCAAGATCATCCGTGCCCTGGCGGTTTCACTGTCCAGGCGCCTGCGCATGGCCGACGGCCAGTTGCTCGCGCAGCAGTTCTAA